The candidate division WOR-3 bacterium genome segment TATATACTTGTACCAGCGTGAAGAGACAATAATATTCCAGTTGCAGAAGAAACGGTATCTCAAATGCATCAAGGTTGATGTTGAGATACCTCGCAAATCCTCTCAGTTCATTGAGTCTCCGCATCACGTTATCTTAAATACTAATCTCACGTAGTGCTCACAAGAAATCTCAAAAAACCGGAGTGTTACACTGTTATTAAATTCGCTTGACTATGGTGAGTCCACCTATATACTGGTATTGAGATGGGCCCATCCAAAGGAGACCCGTGAAGAACAATAAAGCACCGCAGCTCATACTGAAGATCATTTCTGTGCTCATAATGTTCGGTGGAGGGGTGCGGTTATTTGCGGAAAGAAAGATATTCGAATCCTTCCTCATTGACGAACTTTGGTCTTCTCACCCCTATTTCATCTATATTTACAGGGTTCTCGGGGGGTTTGTTGTGTCTGCAGGTGTCATGCTCTTCACGATCGCCCGTGATCCAATTCGATATGAAAAATCCCTTCAAGTTAGTGGTTTCTGTTTTTCCTTTATTGCCTGCGTCATGTTTTTAAGCGGGTTATTGCTGAAGATGTCGTTCCTTCATTATGCCTTTGACTTTGTTTTCTGCCTGATCACAGCCTGGGTGTGTTTTGCACTGTACAAACAGAATGCGGGTATGCCGGCTGACAGCAAATGACCGTGCCTGACAAGAAAGAACAGGTCAAAAAGCGGACGTTGAGCATTTCGGTGCGTGAATTGGTAGAATACACGCTGCGCTCTGGCGACTTGAATTTGACTTTCTTTAGCACTGACCGACCGGTGCAGGCAATACATGTTCATCAATTAATACAAGCGGCAAGACCAGTTGAATATACACCGGAAGTACTTGTCAGACACATTGCAGAAGCCGATGAATACCGGTTGCACATCGGCGGCAGGATCGATGGTGTTTACGACAACGGTCAGCGTGTTACCATCGATGAGATAAAGACAACACGCAAAGCCCCGTCAAATGTACGGGAAGAAGAAAACCAAATTCACTGGGGTCAGGCCAAGTGCTATGCTTACATATACGCAATTCAAAATGGCCTGGCTGAAATAGATGTTCAATTGACATATTATCAGATCGAAGAGGGCGAGCGTGTCGAGATCCGGCGTACTTTTTCGACCAAAGATCTGGTTCGTTTCTTCGAATCGTTGGTGTCTTCGTATTTGCAGTGGGCAGGTGCGGTCGTGAAGTGGATTGAGTTGAGGGACCGCTCAATTGAGAAGATGAGTTTTCCCTACGATGGTTACCGGCCGGGTCAGGAACAGATGATCGGCGCTGCAGCCTCGGCTATCGAAGATCGAGTGCCTCTTTTGATCCAGGCGCCAACCGGCATTGGTAAGACCATGGCCGTTATTTACCCGGCCGTCAAGGCACTTGCTCAAGGGCTGACAGATAGAGTATTTTACTTGACAGCACGGACCACCGGAAGAAATACGGCGGAGCAATGTTTGGAGACGCTCAGAGCGAATGGGGTGAAATGTAAGTATCTGAGCATTACCGCAAAGGAAAAAATATGCTTCAACCCGGCAAAATCGTGTAGTGGTGATGACTGCGAATATGCCCGTGGTTTCTATGACCGGATTAATGAGGCAATTGCTGACGCATTCAGCGGGGAAAATTTCACGAGAGATACTATACTTAGTATTGCCAGAAGACATAGGGTATGCCCCTTTGAGTTCTCGCTCGAGTTATCTCTGTGGGTAGACGTAATCATATGCGACTATAACTATTTTTTTGACCCAAGGGTATATTTGAGGCGATTCTTCGAGGACGGAGACAGTAATCACGTTGTGCTTGTTGATGAAGCTCACAATCTGGTTGACCGGTCGCGGGAGATGTATTCAGCAACTCTGCACAGAATGCCGCTCAGTGCCGTCAGGAGAAGCGCGAGAAAGAGAGTGCCCGGTTTGTACCGTATTCTGGGTAAGGTCAATGCATGGCTGGTCAGAGCGGGAGAACAAATACCTGAGGGTGATACAAGCATGGCTGCGGAAGAATGCCCGGTTGAACTGTGCCAGTTGTTGCGGAAATTCACGGATGCAGCTGAAAAGTGGTTGTCGAGAAATGAAACATCGAAGCTCCATGATGATATTCTGGAGATCTACTTTGATGTGCGGAGATTCCTGAACACTGCGGATAGATACGGGACGAATTACGCAACATACTATTCCATCATTGGCGGGGATTTGGCTGTGAAGATTTTCTGCATCGATCCATCAGAGCATTTGGAGGCGAAACTTCAACAATGCAGGTCCACAATATTTTTTTCTGCAACGCTGATGCCCATAGAATATTTCGCGAAATTGTTTGGGTGTGGCAGCGATGCGCGCGCAATCTCACTACCATCACCATTTCCCGGGGATAACCTCTGCGTTCTGGTCGCGGGGAAGATTTCCGCCCTTTACAGATACCGTGAATTCACCAAACATGAAGTTGCACGCATGATCGCTGCCCTGATCGACA includes the following:
- a CDS encoding ATP-dependent DNA helicase; translated protein: MPDKKEQVKKRTLSISVRELVEYTLRSGDLNLTFFSTDRPVQAIHVHQLIQAARPVEYTPEVLVRHIAEADEYRLHIGGRIDGVYDNGQRVTIDEIKTTRKAPSNVREEENQIHWGQAKCYAYIYAIQNGLAEIDVQLTYYQIEEGERVEIRRTFSTKDLVRFFESLVSSYLQWAGAVVKWIELRDRSIEKMSFPYDGYRPGQEQMIGAAASAIEDRVPLLIQAPTGIGKTMAVIYPAVKALAQGLTDRVFYLTARTTGRNTAEQCLETLRANGVKCKYLSITAKEKICFNPAKSCSGDDCEYARGFYDRINEAIADAFSGENFTRDTILSIARRHRVCPFEFSLELSLWVDVIICDYNYFFDPRVYLRRFFEDGDSNHVVLVDEAHNLVDRSREMYSATLHRMPLSAVRRSARKRVPGLYRILGKVNAWLVRAGEQIPEGDTSMAAEECPVELCQLLRKFTDAAEKWLSRNETSKLHDDILEIYFDVRRFLNTADRYGTNYATYYSIIGGDLAVKIFCIDPSEHLEAKLQQCRSTIFFSATLMPIEYFAKLFGCGSDARAISLPSPFPGDNLCVLVAGKISALYRYREFTKHEVARMIAALIDRKKGNYLVFFPSYEYMKMIYAIFQSRRPNVRLIVQEPSMSEQQRDEFLNNFSAQSDGFLTGFVVMGGFFAESIDLVGERLTGAAIVGVGFPQISLERELIKAYFDSQNGSGFAFAYQVPGMIKVLQAAGRVIRSEHDTGVVLLIDTRYTSPPYSLMFPEGWRPSFVSSVEKAGTLLQEFWNRKI